One Thioclava electrotropha DNA segment encodes these proteins:
- a CDS encoding HdeD family acid-resistance protein encodes MRVSTLFLVTGLVLIVLGVAAITNPFATSLALTTFVGILFLIAGVVQAWLAFNDRDGAHRAWHALIALLNIVVGVWLMADPMSGTVSLAAVVGVLFLLMGALRLLLGLRLAGPRLRWMLVLSGAVSILIGVLIFSAFDQIATQILGLLLGIQLLADGVGLAALGFANRDS; translated from the coding sequence ATGCGCGTTTCGACCCTGTTTCTGGTGACCGGCCTCGTGCTGATCGTTCTCGGCGTTGCGGCCATCACGAATCCCTTCGCGACCTCGCTGGCCCTGACCACCTTCGTCGGCATCCTGTTCCTGATCGCCGGGGTCGTGCAGGCGTGGCTCGCCTTCAACGACCGCGACGGGGCGCATCGGGCGTGGCATGCGCTGATCGCACTTCTCAACATCGTCGTCGGCGTCTGGCTGATGGCCGATCCGATGTCCGGCACGGTGTCGCTCGCGGCGGTGGTCGGTGTTCTCTTCCTGCTGATGGGCGCGCTGCGCTTGCTCCTCGGTCTGCGCCTTGCCGGGCCGCGCCTGCGGTGGATGCTGGTCCTGTCGGGCGCGGTTTCGATCCTGATCGGCGTGCTGATCTTCTCCGCATTCGATCAGATAGCGACGCAAATCCTTGGACTATTGCTAGGAATCCAGTTGCTGGCGGATGGTGTCGGGCTTGCCGCACTTGGCTTTGCCAATCGCGACTCCTGA
- a CDS encoding endonuclease/exonuclease/phosphatase family protein: protein MSRRGPGLLLKDIRNDTAQVAAVSSIVDAIAPDVLLLTGIDWDYDGQALAALNETFAQPYPHLFAPRPNSGWPSGADLDGNGKLGEARDAQGYGRFPGQGGLALLSRYPIEVDRAREFSAMLWKDLPDGQSAGADFSPEALAVQRLSSTAHWDVPLQLPSGEPLHLLAFAATPPVFDGPEDRNGRRNRDEIAFWLRYLDGELDALPPEAPVILLGDANLDPKDGEGRRDALDLLLNGPNLQDPQPRSDGARLAADPMHEGDPGLDTADYDGPGNLRLDYVLPSTDLQVEAAGVVWPKPGAPLAEAAAAASRHKMVWLDIALP, encoded by the coding sequence TTGTCTCGCCGGGGTCCGGGGCTTTTGCTGAAAGATATCCGCAACGACACAGCGCAGGTCGCGGCTGTGTCCAGCATCGTCGATGCGATCGCGCCGGATGTGCTTTTGCTGACCGGGATCGACTGGGACTATGACGGGCAGGCGCTGGCCGCGCTGAATGAGACTTTTGCGCAGCCCTATCCGCATCTCTTCGCGCCGCGTCCCAATAGCGGCTGGCCGAGCGGGGCCGATCTCGATGGCAACGGCAAGCTTGGTGAAGCGCGCGATGCCCAAGGTTACGGACGGTTTCCGGGGCAGGGCGGTCTGGCGCTACTGTCGCGCTACCCGATTGAGGTCGACCGCGCGCGCGAATTCTCCGCGATGCTGTGGAAGGACCTACCCGACGGGCAAAGCGCAGGGGCGGATTTTTCACCCGAAGCGCTGGCAGTGCAGCGTCTCAGCTCGACCGCGCATTGGGATGTGCCGCTCCAACTGCCTTCGGGCGAGCCGCTGCATCTTTTGGCCTTCGCCGCGACGCCACCGGTTTTCGACGGACCCGAGGATCGCAACGGGCGCCGCAATCGTGACGAGATCGCCTTCTGGCTCCGGTATCTGGATGGGGAACTCGACGCGCTGCCGCCCGAAGCGCCGGTGATCCTGCTAGGCGACGCCAATCTCGATCCGAAGGACGGGGAGGGGCGGCGTGATGCGCTCGATCTGCTGCTGAACGGCCCGAATCTGCAAGACCCGCAGCCGCGCAGCGATGGCGCGAGGTTGGCCGCCGATCCCATGCATGAAGGCGATCCGGGCCTCGATACCGCCGATTACGACGGACCGGGCAATCTGCGGCTCGATTACGTTCTGCCGTCGACCGATTTGCAAGTAGAGGCGGCGGGCGTCGTCTGGCCGAAGCCGGGCGCGCCCCTGGCGGAGGCGGCCGCAGCCGCCTCGCGTCACAAGATGGTGTGGCTCGACATCGCATTGCCCTGA
- a CDS encoding Rossmann-fold NAD(P)-binding domain-containing protein, with protein MNRRVLILGMGGLFGSAAARSFRAAGWDVDRYRRGTDMAIAARGARWIVNAMNPPNYHDWANQIPQITKQVLAASRDSGASVMVPGNVYVYGREPSPWSASTPHHACTRKGKIRAEMEARYRAHAEEGRSVVILRGGDFLNAESPDTLMNRVMLKDLRKGKITALGKPDAQRVYADLEDMTRIAVQLAETEDHTPGLLDLGFPGTRFSARELAEEFSSQMGRDISIKKFPWTALLLASPAWELARELREMRYLFDMSHEIDGTDFHARFPEFTPKTLQRVVFEHLYIRGLKVVPDQGNAMSSHTIL; from the coding sequence ATGAATCGCAGGGTACTGATCCTGGGAATGGGCGGTTTGTTCGGATCTGCTGCGGCACGGTCCTTCAGGGCCGCTGGCTGGGACGTCGATCGCTATCGCCGGGGCACCGACATGGCTATCGCAGCGCGCGGCGCGCGGTGGATCGTGAATGCGATGAACCCGCCGAATTACCACGACTGGGCGAACCAGATCCCCCAGATCACCAAGCAGGTTCTGGCCGCCTCGCGCGACAGCGGGGCATCGGTGATGGTGCCGGGCAATGTCTATGTCTACGGGCGCGAGCCGTCTCCGTGGAGCGCATCGACCCCGCATCACGCCTGCACCCGCAAGGGCAAGATCCGCGCCGAGATGGAGGCGCGCTACCGCGCCCATGCCGAAGAGGGCCGTTCGGTCGTGATCCTGCGCGGCGGAGATTTCCTGAATGCCGAGTCACCCGACACGCTGATGAACCGGGTGATGCTGAAGGATTTGCGCAAGGGTAAGATCACCGCGCTCGGCAAGCCCGATGCACAGCGCGTCTATGCCGATCTCGAGGATATGACCCGGATCGCCGTGCAACTGGCCGAGACCGAAGATCACACGCCCGGGCTGCTCGATCTCGGGTTCCCCGGCACCCGGTTCTCCGCACGTGAACTGGCCGAGGAATTCTCGAGTCAGATGGGGCGCGACATCTCGATCAAGAAATTCCCGTGGACGGCGCTGCTGCTTGCCTCGCCCGCATGGGAGCTGGCACGCGAGCTGCGCGAAATGCGCTACCTGTTCGACATGAGCCACGAGATCGACGGCACCGATTTCCACGCGCGCTTCCCGGAATTCACGCCGAAGACGCTGCAGCGGGTGGTGTTCGAACATCTCTATATCCGAGGCCTCAAGGTCGTACCCGATCAGGGCAATGCGATGTCGAGCCACACCATCTTGTGA
- the leuD gene encoding 3-isopropylmalate dehydratase small subunit — MEKFEKVTGIAAPMPLVNIDTDMIIPKGFLKTIKRTGLGVHAFDEMRYDRQGNENPDFVLNKPQYREAQILIAGDNFGCGSSREHAPWALADFGIKVIVSTSFADIFYNNSFKNGMLPIVLPQEQVDMLMKDAEKGSNARMTVDLENQEITTSEGETIKFDVDAFKKHCLLEGLDDIGLTLEKAAAIDTFEMQMHQARPWV, encoded by the coding sequence ATGGAAAAGTTCGAAAAAGTTACCGGGATCGCCGCCCCCATGCCGCTGGTCAATATCGACACCGATATGATCATCCCCAAGGGCTTCCTGAAGACGATCAAGCGCACCGGGCTCGGCGTGCATGCGTTCGACGAGATGCGCTACGATCGTCAGGGCAACGAGAACCCGGACTTCGTGCTCAACAAGCCGCAATATCGCGAAGCGCAGATCCTGATCGCGGGCGATAACTTCGGCTGTGGCTCCTCGCGTGAGCACGCCCCGTGGGCGCTCGCCGACTTCGGCATCAAGGTGATCGTTTCGACCTCCTTCGCCGACATCTTCTACAACAACTCGTTCAAGAACGGGATGCTGCCGATCGTGCTTCCGCAGGAGCAGGTCGACATGCTGATGAAGGATGCCGAAAAGGGCTCGAACGCGCGGATGACCGTCGATCTCGAGAACCAGGAGATCACGACCTCGGAAGGCGAGACGATCAAGTTCGACGTCGACGCCTTCAAGAAGCACTGCCTGCTCGAAGGTCTCGACGATATCGGCCTGACGCTGGAGAAGGCCGCGGCCATCGACACGTTCGAGATGCAGATGCATCAAGCGCGTCCCTGGGTGTAA